In Rhinoderma darwinii isolate aRhiDar2 chromosome 9, aRhiDar2.hap1, whole genome shotgun sequence, the following are encoded in one genomic region:
- the E2F8 gene encoding transcription factor E2F8 — protein MEDDTKENVIYPLNIRIPRSPSKLSSSMVLTELQCAATNLKTPTKPCENNSDPWTPTANLKMLISAASPEIRNREREILEEQFSGDELEKTMPSRKEKSLGLLCHKFLDRYPDYPNPAVNNSICLDEVAGELSVERRRIYDIVNVLESLHMVSRLAKNKYVWHGRKNLHQTFDVLRRVGEENKYAEQIQHLKKREQEETDAQDEASIPKSLVKQTEISFVELPGLEFRAASVNSRKEKSLRVMSQRFVMLFLVSRPQIVSLDIAARILIGEDQLEDLDKSKFKTKIRRLYDIANVLSSLDLIKKVHVTEERGRKPAFQWTGPETATDQQESPPTSTLPTSIALDLRSPKDNCAKNLFASRGKQSFTRHQSLIKLAKSIENDRRKINSAPSSPVKSDSCDGSMSIPSKMAQLAAICKEQLDQTKDIKKMKLKVPRSVLNGNAKVVIKPQSQQSQPFSPVLLQALPFVQPHPHSPAPYAVYVQSPHAGIRAHPVLCSSTAVLEAPQGDKNHLQGDRKISPAENEPVQEKCPRKSSEHEISGYKRLKSSPPDDMSERLVHSGYLIPVQLAPFNNESGKDPAASTPDPKILTSPITGVFPLKVMFSPCVNQTPQPAGSTSGQSLSPGIFNFTLQNKDLISPPSGSAQSVTISPRNLKPSDDLQAAKVLNFKHMSPIPYHGQPFTLYALQQQPGVPLTPKGSQPLKDSLFRTPGGVMTSSVESATYNGASPGTVLISQRKLDVGGEE, from the exons ATGGAGGACGATACGAAG GAGAACGTCATCTATCCGCTAAATATAAGGATTCCCCGCTCTCCATCGAAGCTCTCGTCATCCATGGTATTAACAGAACTACAATGTGCAGCTACAAATTTAAAAACGCCGACCAAACCTTGTGAAAATAACAGCGATCCGTGGACGCCAACCGCAAACTTAAAAATGCTGATCAGCGCGGCGAGTCCAGAAATCCGGAACCGAGAGCGAGAAATCCTGGAG gaACAGTTTTCAGGTGACGAGCTCGAAAAAACAATGCCGAGCCGCAAGGAGAAGAGTCTAGGATTGCTGTGCCATAAATTTCTCGACCGGTACCCAGATTACCCTAATCCAGCCGTGAACAACAGTATCTGCCTAGATGAGGTGGCAGGAGAGCTCA GCGTGGAGCGTAGACGGATATACGACATTGTGAATGTGCTGGAGAGCTTGCATATGGTCAGCCGACTCGCCAAGAATAAATACGTCTGGCACGGGCGCAAAAACCTCCACCAGACCTTCGATGTGTTGAGACGAGTCGGGGAGGAGAACAAATACGCAGAACAGATCCAGCACCTGAAAAAGCGCGAGCAGGAGGAGACGGACGCACAGGACGAGGCATCGATCCCCAAGTCACTGGTGAAACAGACGGAGATCAGCTTCGTGGAGCTGCCCGGACTGGAGTTCAGAGCAG CCTCTGTGAACAGCAGGAAGGAGAAGTCGTTACGAGTGATGAGTCAGAGGTTCGTTATGCTTTTTCTTGTGTCCAGACCGCAGATCGTGAGTCTGGACATCGCTGCCAGGATCTTAATTGGAGAAGATCAACTGGAAGATTTAGATAAAAGCAAGTTCAAAA CAAAAATAAGACGTTTATACGACATCGCGAACGTTCTGAGCAGCCTGGACCTCATAAAGAAGGTCCACGTAACTGAAGAACGGGGCCGGAAACCAGCGTTCCAATGGACCGGACCGGAAACGGCCACAGATCAGCAAG AATCGCCCCCCACGTCCACGTTACCCACCTCTATAGCTCTGGACCTTCGTTCTCCCAAAGACAATTGTGCCAAGAATCTGTTTGCCAGTCGCGGGAAGCAAAGCTTCACTCGGCACCAGTCCCTTATAAAACTGGCAAAGAGTATTGAAAATGACAGAAGGAAGATCAACTCGGCCCCCAGCAGTCCCGTGAAGAGCG ATTCCTGTGACGGATCCATGTCTATCCCCAGTAAGATGGCTCAGCTGGCGGCAATCTGCAAAGAACAGCTCGATCAGACCAA GGACATAAAGAAGATGAAACTAAAAGTGCCCCGAAGTGTCCTTAATGGGAACGCCAAGGTCGTCATAAAGCCTCAGAGCCAACAATCCCAACCTTTCAGCCCCGTTCTACTCCAGGCTTTGCCCTTTGTCCAACCTCACCCTCATTCCCCCGCCCCGTACGCCGTCTACGTGCAGTCCCCACACGCCGGCATCCGGGCTCATCCGGTCCTATGTTCTAGTACAGCCGTGCTGGAAGCCCCTCAAGGAGATAAGAACCATTTACAAGGTGACCGGAAGATCTCGCCGGCTGAGAATGAGCCGGTGCAGGAGAAATGTCCCAGGAAATCCTCAGAACATGAGATCAGCGGCTACAAGAGACTTAAAAGTTCTCCTCCggatgacatgtcagag AGGTTGGTGCATTCTGGGTACTTAATCCCTGTACAGctggcgcctttcaacaatgaatCTGGGAAAGATCCCGCTGCTTCCACCCCTGATCCTAAAATCCTCACATCTCCGATTACAG GTGTCTTTCCGCTGAAAGTAATGTTTTCCCCGTGTGTAAATCAGACTCCTCAGCCGGCAGGTTCGACTTCCGGACAAAGCCTCAGTCCTGGAATATTCAACTTCACCCTGCAAAACAAAGACCTGATATCGCCCCCTAGTGGCAGcgcacagtctgttactatatctCCTAGAAACTTGAAACCTTCAGATGATCTGCAGGCAGCTAAAGTGTTAAACTTTAAACACATGTCCCCGATCCCATATCACGGGCAGCCCTTCACGTTGTACGCTCTGCAGCAG CAGCCTGGTGTTCCCCTCACACCAAAAGGGTCGCAACCCCTAAAGGACAGCTTATTCCGCACCCCTGGGGGTGTGATGACGTCTTCTGTTGAATCTGCCACTTACAATGGAGCTTCTCCGGGAACCGTCCTTATATCACAGCGGAAGCTTGACGTGGGCGGAGAGGAATAA